Proteins from a genomic interval of Campylobacter concisus:
- a CDS encoding fumarate reductase cytochrome b subunit produces the protein MTGLIEGFLGKRSDDKKSRTPAAWDRWQSITGFILACFILCHMVFTSTILLGKDAFNAVVGFAEAKFLFGETTWWITNVIAAVIFAIFIAHAFLAMRKFPANYRQYLMFRGHKDRMKHLDTTLWWFQFLTGFALFFAASAHLVDIVFGGHITADKSAAAFHQLEIFYFALLVFMVVHASIGMYRLYVKWISIDGANKHEMFAKRNKAKTVVFVIYGILAVIALIADFVWISH, from the coding sequence ATGACCGGGCTTATAGAAGGTTTTTTGGGAAAACGGTCGGACGACAAAAAAAGTCGCACTCCAGCCGCTTGGGATAGATGGCAAAGTATTACAGGGTTTATTTTGGCCTGTTTTATATTGTGCCATATGGTTTTTACTTCTACTATACTACTTGGCAAAGACGCATTTAACGCTGTCGTAGGGTTTGCGGAGGCTAAATTTTTATTCGGCGAGACTACATGGTGGATCACTAATGTCATAGCTGCGGTAATATTTGCCATTTTTATCGCTCATGCATTTTTAGCTATGAGAAAATTTCCAGCAAACTACAGACAATATCTAATGTTTAGAGGCCACAAAGACCGCATGAAGCACCTTGATACTACGCTTTGGTGGTTTCAGTTTTTAACCGGTTTTGCGCTATTTTTTGCAGCCAGCGCACACTTAGTAGATATAGTCTTTGGTGGACATATTACTGCCGACAAATCAGCGGCTGCATTTCATCAATTAGAAATTTTCTACTTCGCACTACTTGTTTTTATGGTCGTTCACGCTAGTATCGGTATGTACCGCTTGTATGTCAAATGGATAAGCATTGATGGTGCAAATAAGCACGAAATGTTTGCCAAAAGAAATAAGGCAAAGACAGTTGTATTTGTCATTTATGGCATACTTGCTGTGATCGCTTTGATCGCTGATTTCGTGTGGATCAGCCATTAA
- a CDS encoding fumarate reductase flavoprotein subunit, translated as MNVKYYDALVIGGGLAGLRAAVAAGEKGLSTVVLSLIPVKRSHSAAAQGGMQASLGNSKMSEGDNEDVHFADTVKGSDWGCDQQVARMFCQTAPKAIRELAAWGVPWTRITKGERSAIINAQKTTIVEKEEVHGLIHSRDFGGTKKWRTCFTADATGHTMLFAVANEALKHNVEIHDRKEAIALIHANNRCYGAIVRDLVNGEITAYVAKGTLIATGGYGRVYKHTTNAVVCEGIGAAIALETGVAQLGNMEAVQFHPTPIVPSGILLTEGCRGDGGILRDVDGYRFMPDYEPEKKELASRDVVSRRIMEHIRAGKGVPSPYGYHVWLDISILGREHIEKNLRDVQEICEIFNGIDPADTEVYTDENGRQRGKGWAPILPMQHYSMGGIKTKPTGESPTLAGLFSAGEAACWDMHGFNRLGGNSVSETVVAGMIVGDYFADYCGSHEIDINTADIEKFVKKEEDYLKSLVEKEGKFNVFEIKNKMKDIMWEHVAIFRTGEGLAVAVKELEELYKQSLDVKVTNKALFGNPELEEAYRVPKMLKLALCIAKGALDRTESRGAHCREDYPKRDDLNWLNRTLTSWKEGDTLPTIVYEPLDIMKMEMPPAFRGYGAKGNIIEHPDSAIRQKEVDEIREKMQAEGKSRQEIQEALMHYDLQPKYKAPNERAGIGYE; from the coding sequence ATGAATGTAAAATATTATGATGCATTGGTAATTGGTGGTGGTCTAGCTGGTCTTAGAGCTGCTGTGGCTGCTGGAGAAAAGGGCTTAAGCACCGTTGTTTTAAGTCTCATACCTGTAAAACGCTCGCACTCTGCGGCTGCGCAAGGCGGCATGCAAGCAAGCCTTGGTAACTCTAAAATGAGTGAAGGCGATAACGAAGATGTACACTTTGCTGATACAGTAAAAGGTAGCGACTGGGGCTGCGATCAGCAAGTAGCACGTATGTTTTGTCAAACCGCGCCTAAGGCGATCCGCGAGCTAGCCGCTTGGGGCGTGCCTTGGACTCGTATAACAAAAGGCGAGAGAAGCGCTATCATCAACGCTCAAAAAACGACTATCGTAGAAAAAGAAGAGGTCCACGGACTCATCCACTCTCGCGACTTTGGCGGAACTAAAAAATGGAGAACATGCTTTACAGCCGACGCCACCGGTCACACGATGCTTTTTGCCGTAGCAAACGAAGCTCTAAAACACAACGTCGAAATTCATGACAGAAAAGAAGCTATCGCGCTAATCCACGCAAACAATCGCTGTTACGGCGCGATCGTCCGCGATCTAGTTAACGGCGAGATCACTGCATACGTCGCAAAAGGCACGCTAATCGCTACGGGCGGCTACGGTAGGGTTTATAAACACACTACAAACGCCGTAGTTTGCGAAGGTATCGGTGCAGCCATCGCTCTTGAGACTGGTGTAGCTCAGCTAGGAAATATGGAAGCGGTGCAGTTTCACCCGACTCCGATCGTTCCAAGCGGTATCTTGCTAACAGAAGGTTGCCGCGGCGACGGCGGAATTTTGCGCGACGTGGACGGATATCGCTTTATGCCTGACTACGAGCCTGAGAAAAAAGAACTAGCTAGCCGCGACGTCGTAAGCCGCCGCATCATGGAGCATATCCGCGCAGGCAAGGGCGTACCTAGCCCGTACGGATATCATGTTTGGCTAGATATCTCGATCCTAGGACGTGAGCATATCGAGAAAAACTTACGCGACGTTCAAGAAATTTGCGAAATCTTTAACGGTATCGACCCTGCCGACACCGAAGTATATACCGACGAAAACGGACGCCAACGCGGTAAAGGCTGGGCGCCGATCCTACCTATGCAGCACTACTCTATGGGCGGCATAAAAACTAAGCCAACTGGAGAGAGTCCGACGCTAGCGGGTCTATTTAGCGCCGGCGAGGCTGCTTGCTGGGATATGCACGGATTTAACCGTCTAGGCGGCAACTCCGTTTCAGAAACCGTCGTAGCTGGCATGATCGTTGGGGACTATTTTGCCGACTACTGCGGCAGCCACGAGATAGATATAAATACCGCAGATATCGAAAAATTCGTTAAAAAAGAGGAAGACTATCTAAAAAGCCTAGTCGAAAAAGAGGGCAAATTTAACGTATTTGAGATCAAAAACAAGATGAAAGACATCATGTGGGAGCACGTAGCGATCTTTAGAACTGGCGAAGGTCTAGCCGTAGCGGTAAAAGAGCTTGAAGAGCTTTATAAGCAATCTTTAGATGTTAAAGTCACCAATAAGGCGCTATTTGGCAACCCTGAGCTTGAGGAAGCCTACCGCGTACCAAAGATGCTAAAACTAGCACTTTGTATCGCAAAAGGCGCGCTTGATCGCACAGAAAGCCGCGGAGCGCACTGCCGCGAAGACTATCCGAAACGCGATGACCTAAACTGGCTAAACAGAACTCTAACTAGCTGGAAAGAGGGCGATACGCTACCGACTATCGTGTATGAGCCACTTGATATTATGAAAATGGAGATGCCACCAGCATTTAGAGGCTATGGTGCGAAAGGTAATATTATTGAGCATCCAGATAGTGCCATCCGCCAAAAAGAGGTTGATGAAATTCGTGAGAAAATGCAAGCTGAAGGTAAGAGCAGACAAGAAATTCAAGAGGCTTTAATGCACTATGATCTTCAACCAAAATATAAAGCACCAAACGAAAGAGCAGGAATAGGATATGAGTAG
- a CDS encoding pirin family protein gives MRNVSKVYNPKSSHWVGDGFLVYPLFTHIDEVDKGTNPFLMLDYAAPQYFEPNNGQPRGVGEHPHKGFETVTIAYAGEVEHRDSTGGGGVIKQGDVQWMTAGAGVTHQEFHSKEFSQKGGLFEMVQLWVNLPKAHKNTQPKYQHLLKERIPVVSIGDGEARIIAGE, from the coding sequence ATGAGAAATGTTAGCAAGGTTTACAATCCAAAAAGCTCGCACTGGGTGGGTGATGGATTTTTAGTATATCCGCTTTTTACGCATATAGATGAAGTTGATAAGGGAACGAATCCTTTTTTGATGCTTGATTATGCAGCACCACAGTATTTTGAGCCAAACAATGGACAACCTCGTGGCGTTGGCGAGCATCCGCACAAAGGTTTTGAGACAGTAACTATCGCTTATGCTGGTGAGGTCGAGCATAGAGACTCAACAGGTGGTGGTGGCGTCATAAAGCAAGGTGACGTGCAGTGGATGACAGCTGGTGCAGGAGTAACTCATCAAGAATTTCACTCAAAAGAATTTAGTCAAAAAGGTGGGCTTTTTGAGATGGTGCAGCTTTGGGTAAATTTACCAAAAGCACATAAAAATACGCAGCCTAAGTATCAGCACCTACTAAAAGAGCGTATCCCAGTAGTTAGTATAGGAGACGGTGAAGCTAGGATAATAGCTGGTGAGTGA
- a CDS encoding pirin-like C-terminal cupin domain-containing protein, giving the protein MKAMGGEAKILLLSGEPIDEPVVGYGPFVMNTKEEINQAIDDYRRGEFGQIPVEN; this is encoded by the coding sequence ATAAAAGCTATGGGTGGTGAGGCAAAGATACTACTTCTCTCAGGTGAGCCGATAGATGAGCCAGTAGTAGGATATGGACCGTTTGTGATGAATACAAAAGAGGAGATTAATCAAGCAATTGATGATTATCGCAGAGGAGAATTTGGGCAGATACCGGTAGAAAACTAA
- a CDS encoding restriction endonuclease, protein MLPSYKDMMLPILEFVAQKKEANRAEIYKFIIKHFKLKDEDLLQKIKRGTPTYINRTDWALSYLATTAQVKSKPEKVPLQKVGRSLFAITNFGKELVSSKDKKSKFLTWYDEIYKQEIRQEKKEATENTPDDNIDEALCKIKEELKSEILSSILEKEPRFFEYLVTKLLEKMNYGAGNLTNKGPDGGIDGIIDEDELGLSKIYIQAKRYKDGSNIRRPEIQQFIGAISNKNTKKGVFITTAKFTKEAENFAKDNQNFSVVLIDGDKLAELMVKYKVGVQTSQIYEICKIDTDFFEENNF, encoded by the coding sequence ATGTTACCAAGTTATAAAGATATGATGCTGCCTATTTTAGAATTTGTCGCACAAAAGAAAGAGGCAAATAGAGCTGAAATTTATAAATTTATAATTAAGCATTTTAAGTTAAAAGACGAAGATCTTTTGCAAAAAATAAAAAGAGGAACTCCAACTTATATAAATCGTACCGATTGGGCCTTATCCTATCTGGCCACAACAGCTCAAGTAAAATCAAAGCCAGAAAAAGTACCGCTTCAAAAAGTTGGTAGAAGTCTATTTGCTATAACAAATTTTGGCAAAGAGCTAGTAAGTAGCAAGGACAAAAAGAGCAAATTTCTCACTTGGTACGATGAAATTTATAAACAAGAGATAAGGCAAGAGAAAAAAGAAGCCACGGAAAATACCCCAGATGACAATATAGATGAAGCGCTTTGCAAGATAAAAGAGGAGCTAAAAAGTGAAATTTTATCTAGCATTTTAGAAAAAGAGCCAAGATTTTTTGAATACCTTGTAACAAAACTACTTGAAAAGATGAATTATGGAGCCGGAAATCTCACAAACAAAGGCCCAGATGGCGGGATAGATGGTATCATAGATGAAGATGAACTTGGGCTTTCTAAAATTTATATCCAAGCAAAAAGATACAAAGACGGTAGTAATATCCGTAGGCCAGAGATTCAGCAGTTTATCGGCGCCATCTCAAATAAAAATACTAAAAAAGGTGTCTTTATCACTACAGCAAAATTTACCAAAGAAGCTGAAAATTTCGCCAAAGATAATCAAAATTTTAGCGTGGTTTTGATAGATGGCGACAAGCTTGCAGAGCTAATGGTAAAATACAAAGTCGGAGTTCAGACAAGCCAAATATATGAAATTTGCAAAATTGATACCGACTTTTTTGAGGAAAATAATTTTTAA
- a CDS encoding fumarate reductase iron-sulfur subunit produces the protein MSRKITIKAFKYNPLSKISKPHFATYELEETDGMTLFIALNMIREKFDPDLSFDFVCRAGICGSCGMLVNGKPRLACRTLTKDFESGVIELMPLPVFKLLKDLSVDTGNWMNAMSRRVESWIHTDHETDISKLEEKVEPEVAQEVFELDRCIECGICVAACGTAIMRPDFIGAVGLNRVARFKIDALDKRTDEDFYELIGDDDGVFGCMTLLGCEDNCPKHLPLQSRIAYMRRKMAVIK, from the coding sequence ATGAGTAGAAAAATAACCATAAAAGCATTTAAATATAATCCGTTAAGCAAAATTTCAAAGCCGCACTTTGCGACATACGAGCTAGAAGAGACTGATGGTATGACATTGTTTATTGCGTTAAATATGATTCGCGAGAAATTTGACCCGGATCTTAGCTTTGACTTCGTTTGTCGTGCTGGAATTTGTGGAAGTTGTGGCATGCTTGTAAATGGTAAGCCAAGATTAGCTTGTAGAACTCTTACTAAGGATTTTGAAAGCGGAGTAATCGAGCTTATGCCTTTGCCAGTATTTAAGTTACTAAAAGACTTAAGCGTAGATACGGGCAACTGGATGAATGCGATGAGTAGGCGTGTGGAGAGCTGGATACACACCGACCACGAGACCGATATCTCTAAGCTTGAGGAAAAGGTTGAGCCTGAAGTGGCTCAAGAGGTATTTGAGCTTGACCGCTGCATCGAGTGCGGTATCTGCGTGGCTGCGTGCGGTACGGCTATCATGAGGCCTGATTTCATCGGTGCGGTCGGACTTAACCGCGTAGCTAGGTTTAAAATCGACGCGCTTGATAAACGAACCGACGAGGACTTTTACGAGCTTATCGGCGACGATGACGGCGTGTTTGGCTGTATGACTTTGCTAGGCTGTGAAGACAACTGCCCTAAACACTTACCACTTCAAAGCCGCATAGCTTATATGCGCAGAAAAATGGCTGTAATAAAGTAA